The Doryrhamphus excisus isolate RoL2022-K1 chromosome 1, RoL_Dexc_1.0, whole genome shotgun sequence genome includes a window with the following:
- the atf7ip gene encoding activating transcription factor 7-interacting protein 1 isoform X1 codes for MLDNHIGFFAAMEVVVAEEKKKIFRARKTMKISDRQQLEVLHGTLFTAATSSSEPSIPLMNGSHKEDGQKSGEAEQNSHQDSNSPIPTSPASQTSLSSPAPFLSLSLSPSPVPSQSPKEKDDSAPSSPFHSINFELKKLEDEKTDLSSPLSKETVEAAAKESKEQQDEDGKVLEETEEDQTATEGKANDSNKDLAKELASRLPPPVSDCTILMETDTTPKAKHTAPTKSSISLTSISSTPTFSVDINQDVKEEMSGNEETKKGLIKDNKIEVDFVKVDTKKEKVEVGQKSSRPSSTPPSNTASDERNFASGLKRTLSEGFDSDGQALKREGKRPKMERGELEAELELKITAKAGSHHKLEKIVQQLVEERLRILEMSIFEKNFLEMKGRVDKIDCANKHQTAIHTLQAKIARLSKKFGEANQASENKRKQEALAASAAVAASASAAAVKSTVASTPQVQRPVVRASMEVKQPSATTVTIPYTNAKSVPPSPAPAPAPTSTAMVSQAPIIKLITSTPNAVSTLATGITTQSSPGTLVLKTAPGSGVMATGQPLLIQLPLSMANGQTGTLVNIPVSSLSAASSLNKPKTTASTATFIIKSAPVTTTAAASIPAAVTVPALQAPTGQMPAGQISLARAVYQGGAGGISTPSAGVSVTTARTVAQPVSVAGAMSTVSSSATSGPAATGSAAPGPPQGTSLTSKTDNQATGFTPSKVATPGARPKGSVIDLTEDDDDVMVTGVKAATVPAPSPTQRSHTVSIPSSSGARSSPQSSQNTSSSNPSAHNRPQLESSTKSRTSSTTTPSRGSSTTLPPLPAAPTPMSLPPEAQRTSPPQQPQLKLVPSQTGIVLSWCVSETDLTCAAVESYHLYAYHQDSNTNSSSNAAQQHWKKIGEVKALPLPMACTLTQFQSGSTYHFAVRAKDIYGRFGSFCEPQCTNVINSSSN; via the exons CGCTGAGCTCTCCCGCTCCATTCCTGTCACTTAGTCTATCCCCCTCGCCTGTACCTTCGCAAAGTCCAAAGGAAAAGGATGATTCTGCCCCTTCTTCACCATTCCACTCTATTAACTTTGAACTGAAAAAGTTGGAGGACGAAAAGACTGATTTGTCATCGCCCTTGTCAAAGGAGACTGTTGAAGCAGCAGCAAAGGAATCCAAAGAGCAGCAGGATGAAGACGGCAAGGTGTTGGAAGAGACAGAG GAGGACCAAACCGCCACAGAGGGCAAAGCTAATGATTCCAACAAGGACCTTGCTAAAGAATTAGCTTCCCGTTTGCCACCTCCAGTATCTGACTGTACAATCCTAATGGAAACCGACACTACTCCCAAGGCCAAGCACACAGCTCCAACAAAGTCTTCTATATCTTTGACTTCCATTTCCTCCACTCCTACTTTTTCTGTGGATATAAACCAAGATGTAAAAGAGGAAATGAGTGGCAATGAAGAGACAAAGAAAGGCttgataaaagacaacaaaattgAGGTGGACTTTGTAAAAGTGGACACCAAAAAGGAAAAAGTGGAAGTTGGGCAGAAGTCCTCTCGCCCATCATCCACCCCACCATCTAATACAG CGTCAGATGAAAGAAACTTTGCTTCTGGACTCAAGCGCACTTTATCAGAGGGCTTTGACAGCGATGGGCAAGCTCTGAAAAGGGAGGGGAAGAGACCGAAGATGGAACGAGGAGAGTTGGAGGCTGAACTGGAACTGAAAATAACGGCAAAAGCTGGCAGTCATCACAAGCTTGAGAAG ATTGTGCAGCAATTAGTGGAGGAACGATTGAGGATCCTAGAGATGtccatttttgagaaaaatttCCTGGAGATGAAGGGCAGAGTTGACAAGATTGACTGTGCCAATAAGCACCAGACAGCCATCCACACTCTCCAA GCCAAGATAGCCCGACTGTCAAAAAAGTTTGGTGAGGCTAATCAAGCATCAGAGAACAAAAGGAAACAGGAG GCCCTTGCCGCTTCTGCTGCCGTCGCTGCTTCTGCTTCTGCCGCTGCTGTCAAGTCAACTGTTGCAAGCACGCCTCAAGTTCAACG GCCAGTCGTCCGGGCGTCCATGGAGGTGAAGCAGCCTTCAGCGACAACTGTTACGATACCTTACACCAATG CAAAATCCGTCCCACCTTCTCCggctccagcaccagcaccTACCTCCACAGCTATGGTTTCACAGGCCCCCATCATTAAACTGATCACCTCCACCCCTAATGCTGTCTCCACCTTGGCTACTGGCATCACCACTCAGAGTTCTCCAGGCACATTGGTGCTGAAGACAGCCCCTGGGAGCGGCGTGATGGCTACTGGCCAGCCACTCCTCATACAGCTCCCGCTCTCCATGGCTAATGGCCAGACAGGAACACTGGTCAACATCCCGGTGTCCTCTCTGTCTGCAGCAAGCTCGCTCAATAAGCCCAAAACCACTGCTTCCACTGCCACTTTCATCATCAAGTCCGCTCCTGTCACTACGACTGCCGCAGCCTCCATTCCAGCTGCTGTCACTGTGCCGGCGCTCCAGGCTCCGACTGGACAGATGCCTGCGGGTCAGATCTCGCTTGCCCGAGCTGTATACCAAGGTGGTGCTGGAGGGATAAGTACCCCAAGTGCCGGAGTGTCTGTGACCACAGCCAGGACCGTGGCTCAGCCTGTGTCTGTAGCTGGAGCCATGTCGACGGTCTCTTCATCGGCAACTTCTGGTCCAGCGGCGACGGGTTCAGCAGCTCCAGGCCCACCACAAGGGACATCTCTGACATCCAAAACAG ACAACCAAGCCACAGGATTCACCCCATCTAAAGTAGCTACTCCTGGAGCACGTCCCAAAGGCTCTGTCATTGACCTCACTGAAGACGACGATGATGTGATGG TGACTGGAGTGAAGGCGGCGACAGTCCCAGCCCCCTCGCCGACCCAGCGTTCGCATACAGTCAGCATTCCAAGCA GCTCAGGGGCCAGGTCTTCCCCGCAAAGCAGCCAGAACACCTCCAGCAGTAATCCATCCGCGCACAACCGCCCCCAGCTG GAGTCTTCAACGAAATCCCGTACTTCATCAACCACTACGCCAAGCCGTGGCTCCAGCACAACACTGCCACCGCTCCCGGCTGCACCTACACCCATGAGCCTGCCACCTGAGGCTCAGCGGACCTCGCCTCCCCAGCAGCCTCAGCTCAAGCTGGTGCCAAGTCAAACCGGCATAGTGCTATCGTGGTGTGTGTCCGAAACCGATCTAACGTGCGCGGCTGTTGAAAGCTACCACCTGTATGCTTACCACCAAGACTCAAACACCAATTCCAGCAGCAACGCAGCTCAGCAGCACTGGAAGAAGATCGGGGAGGTGAAGGCCTTGCCACTGCCAATGGCCTGCACACTGACTCAATTCCAGTCCGGCTCCACATATCATTTTGCAGTCCGGGCCAAAGACATCTATGGTCGCTTTGGCTCCTTCTGTGAACCCCAGTGCACAAATGTTATCAATTCCAGCTCAAACTGA
- the atf7ip gene encoding activating transcription factor 7-interacting protein 1 isoform X2, with product MEVVVAEEKKKIFRARKTMKISDRQQLEVLHGTLFTAATSSSEPSIPLMNGSHKEDGQKSGEAEQNSHQDSNSPIPTSPASQTSLSSPAPFLSLSLSPSPVPSQSPKEKDDSAPSSPFHSINFELKKLEDEKTDLSSPLSKETVEAAAKESKEQQDEDGKVLEETEEDQTATEGKANDSNKDLAKELASRLPPPVSDCTILMETDTTPKAKHTAPTKSSISLTSISSTPTFSVDINQDVKEEMSGNEETKKGLIKDNKIEVDFVKVDTKKEKVEVGQKSSRPSSTPPSNTASDERNFASGLKRTLSEGFDSDGQALKREGKRPKMERGELEAELELKITAKAGSHHKLEKIVQQLVEERLRILEMSIFEKNFLEMKGRVDKIDCANKHQTAIHTLQAKIARLSKKFGEANQASENKRKQEALAASAAVAASASAAAVKSTVASTPQVQRPVVRASMEVKQPSATTVTIPYTNAKSVPPSPAPAPAPTSTAMVSQAPIIKLITSTPNAVSTLATGITTQSSPGTLVLKTAPGSGVMATGQPLLIQLPLSMANGQTGTLVNIPVSSLSAASSLNKPKTTASTATFIIKSAPVTTTAAASIPAAVTVPALQAPTGQMPAGQISLARAVYQGGAGGISTPSAGVSVTTARTVAQPVSVAGAMSTVSSSATSGPAATGSAAPGPPQGTSLTSKTDNQATGFTPSKVATPGARPKGSVIDLTEDDDDVMVTGVKAATVPAPSPTQRSHTVSIPSSSGARSSPQSSQNTSSSNPSAHNRPQLESSTKSRTSSTTTPSRGSSTTLPPLPAAPTPMSLPPEAQRTSPPQQPQLKLVPSQTGIVLSWCVSETDLTCAAVESYHLYAYHQDSNTNSSSNAAQQHWKKIGEVKALPLPMACTLTQFQSGSTYHFAVRAKDIYGRFGSFCEPQCTNVINSSSN from the exons CGCTGAGCTCTCCCGCTCCATTCCTGTCACTTAGTCTATCCCCCTCGCCTGTACCTTCGCAAAGTCCAAAGGAAAAGGATGATTCTGCCCCTTCTTCACCATTCCACTCTATTAACTTTGAACTGAAAAAGTTGGAGGACGAAAAGACTGATTTGTCATCGCCCTTGTCAAAGGAGACTGTTGAAGCAGCAGCAAAGGAATCCAAAGAGCAGCAGGATGAAGACGGCAAGGTGTTGGAAGAGACAGAG GAGGACCAAACCGCCACAGAGGGCAAAGCTAATGATTCCAACAAGGACCTTGCTAAAGAATTAGCTTCCCGTTTGCCACCTCCAGTATCTGACTGTACAATCCTAATGGAAACCGACACTACTCCCAAGGCCAAGCACACAGCTCCAACAAAGTCTTCTATATCTTTGACTTCCATTTCCTCCACTCCTACTTTTTCTGTGGATATAAACCAAGATGTAAAAGAGGAAATGAGTGGCAATGAAGAGACAAAGAAAGGCttgataaaagacaacaaaattgAGGTGGACTTTGTAAAAGTGGACACCAAAAAGGAAAAAGTGGAAGTTGGGCAGAAGTCCTCTCGCCCATCATCCACCCCACCATCTAATACAG CGTCAGATGAAAGAAACTTTGCTTCTGGACTCAAGCGCACTTTATCAGAGGGCTTTGACAGCGATGGGCAAGCTCTGAAAAGGGAGGGGAAGAGACCGAAGATGGAACGAGGAGAGTTGGAGGCTGAACTGGAACTGAAAATAACGGCAAAAGCTGGCAGTCATCACAAGCTTGAGAAG ATTGTGCAGCAATTAGTGGAGGAACGATTGAGGATCCTAGAGATGtccatttttgagaaaaatttCCTGGAGATGAAGGGCAGAGTTGACAAGATTGACTGTGCCAATAAGCACCAGACAGCCATCCACACTCTCCAA GCCAAGATAGCCCGACTGTCAAAAAAGTTTGGTGAGGCTAATCAAGCATCAGAGAACAAAAGGAAACAGGAG GCCCTTGCCGCTTCTGCTGCCGTCGCTGCTTCTGCTTCTGCCGCTGCTGTCAAGTCAACTGTTGCAAGCACGCCTCAAGTTCAACG GCCAGTCGTCCGGGCGTCCATGGAGGTGAAGCAGCCTTCAGCGACAACTGTTACGATACCTTACACCAATG CAAAATCCGTCCCACCTTCTCCggctccagcaccagcaccTACCTCCACAGCTATGGTTTCACAGGCCCCCATCATTAAACTGATCACCTCCACCCCTAATGCTGTCTCCACCTTGGCTACTGGCATCACCACTCAGAGTTCTCCAGGCACATTGGTGCTGAAGACAGCCCCTGGGAGCGGCGTGATGGCTACTGGCCAGCCACTCCTCATACAGCTCCCGCTCTCCATGGCTAATGGCCAGACAGGAACACTGGTCAACATCCCGGTGTCCTCTCTGTCTGCAGCAAGCTCGCTCAATAAGCCCAAAACCACTGCTTCCACTGCCACTTTCATCATCAAGTCCGCTCCTGTCACTACGACTGCCGCAGCCTCCATTCCAGCTGCTGTCACTGTGCCGGCGCTCCAGGCTCCGACTGGACAGATGCCTGCGGGTCAGATCTCGCTTGCCCGAGCTGTATACCAAGGTGGTGCTGGAGGGATAAGTACCCCAAGTGCCGGAGTGTCTGTGACCACAGCCAGGACCGTGGCTCAGCCTGTGTCTGTAGCTGGAGCCATGTCGACGGTCTCTTCATCGGCAACTTCTGGTCCAGCGGCGACGGGTTCAGCAGCTCCAGGCCCACCACAAGGGACATCTCTGACATCCAAAACAG ACAACCAAGCCACAGGATTCACCCCATCTAAAGTAGCTACTCCTGGAGCACGTCCCAAAGGCTCTGTCATTGACCTCACTGAAGACGACGATGATGTGATGG TGACTGGAGTGAAGGCGGCGACAGTCCCAGCCCCCTCGCCGACCCAGCGTTCGCATACAGTCAGCATTCCAAGCA GCTCAGGGGCCAGGTCTTCCCCGCAAAGCAGCCAGAACACCTCCAGCAGTAATCCATCCGCGCACAACCGCCCCCAGCTG GAGTCTTCAACGAAATCCCGTACTTCATCAACCACTACGCCAAGCCGTGGCTCCAGCACAACACTGCCACCGCTCCCGGCTGCACCTACACCCATGAGCCTGCCACCTGAGGCTCAGCGGACCTCGCCTCCCCAGCAGCCTCAGCTCAAGCTGGTGCCAAGTCAAACCGGCATAGTGCTATCGTGGTGTGTGTCCGAAACCGATCTAACGTGCGCGGCTGTTGAAAGCTACCACCTGTATGCTTACCACCAAGACTCAAACACCAATTCCAGCAGCAACGCAGCTCAGCAGCACTGGAAGAAGATCGGGGAGGTGAAGGCCTTGCCACTGCCAATGGCCTGCACACTGACTCAATTCCAGTCCGGCTCCACATATCATTTTGCAGTCCGGGCCAAAGACATCTATGGTCGCTTTGGCTCCTTCTGTGAACCCCAGTGCACAAATGTTATCAATTCCAGCTCAAACTGA